A genomic region of Terriglobia bacterium contains the following coding sequences:
- a CDS encoding FeoA family protein, translated as MKSELKMIFNFIKRPHRKSRATLADLHVGESAVLEKLEMEPATAEHLMNLGLIPGVEVLVAHSGPGGDPRIYRVEGTELALRGELSRCITIEPLSAAAD; from the coding sequence ATGAAGTCGGAATTGAAAATGATTTTCAACTTCATAAAACGTCCTCATCGTAAATCACGGGCCACGCTGGCGGATCTGCACGTCGGAGAAAGCGCAGTGCTTGAGAAGCTGGAGATGGAACCGGCGACGGCAGAACATCTGATGAACCTTGGTCTCATTCCCGGAGTTGAAGTCCTGGTTGCGCACAGCGGACCGGGCGGGGACCCGCGGATCTATCGCGTGGAAGGCACGGAGTTGGCGCTGCGGGGAGAACTCTCGCGGTGTATCACGATCGAACCACTGTCGGCTGCGGCAGATTGA
- the galE gene encoding UDP-glucose 4-epimerase GalE has product MNILVTGGAGYIGSVTVAELVREGHTVTVVDNLSNGHRKAVVQGANLIVADIADSNRLSEIFGRARFDAVMHFAAFIEAGESMKTPERFFRNNTVNTLTLLEAMLRAGVQRFVFSSTAALYGDPETIPIPEDAPLRPTNAYGESKLLVERMLAWMNGIHDLHYASLRYFNAAGATAELGEAHHPESHLVPLVLEAAAGKRPNISIFGTDYSTPDGTCVRDYIHVLDLAKAHLLALHAIETREKLVYNLGNGNGFSVRQVIDAARRVTGRPIPVVECPRRAGDPSVLVASSEKIRAELGWQPQISNPEEIIRSAWEWHQQHPDGYGT; this is encoded by the coding sequence TTGAACATCCTCGTCACCGGCGGAGCCGGATACATCGGAAGCGTCACCGTCGCCGAACTCGTTCGCGAAGGCCACACCGTCACCGTCGTCGACAACCTCAGCAATGGTCACCGGAAGGCCGTCGTTCAGGGCGCCAACCTCATCGTCGCAGATATCGCCGACTCCAACCGGCTGTCCGAAATTTTCGGCCGCGCCAGGTTTGACGCCGTGATGCACTTCGCCGCCTTCATCGAAGCCGGCGAGTCCATGAAAACTCCCGAGCGTTTCTTCCGCAACAACACGGTGAACACGCTCACCCTGCTCGAAGCCATGTTGCGAGCCGGCGTCCAGCGCTTCGTCTTTTCCTCAACCGCTGCGCTCTACGGTGACCCGGAGACCATTCCCATTCCCGAAGACGCGCCTCTCCGCCCAACCAACGCCTACGGCGAATCGAAACTCCTCGTCGAACGCATGCTCGCCTGGATGAACGGCATCCACGACCTTCATTACGCCAGCCTGCGCTACTTCAATGCCGCGGGCGCAACCGCCGAACTCGGCGAAGCGCACCATCCCGAGTCGCACCTTGTGCCTCTTGTGCTTGAAGCCGCTGCCGGCAAGCGTCCCAACATTTCCATTTTCGGCACCGACTATTCCACGCCTGACGGCACCTGCGTTCGCGACTACATTCACGTTCTTGATCTCGCAAAAGCTCATCTTTTGGCCTTGCATGCTATTGAAACCCGGGAGAAACTCGTCTACAACCTCGGCAACGGGAACGGATTCAGTGTTCGCCAGGTCATCGACGCCGCGCGTCGAGTTACCGGCCGCCCCATCCCCGTTGTCGAATGCCCGCGACGCGCCGGAGATCCGTCAGTACTCGTCGCCAGTTCCGAAAAGATTCGGGCCGAATTGGGTTGGCAGCCGCAAATTTCCAATCCCGAGGAGATCATCCGAAGCGCTTGGGAATGGCACCAGCAGCACCCGGATGGATACGGCACGTAG
- a CDS encoding c-type cytochrome, whose amino-acid sequence MKITVAVVCLAGLTVISGWAQTGSKPRSNSKPNPAVQRGKYLVTQVGLCQDCHTPRDQKGAYIQQKWLQGAPIMFSPSVEMPWAGTAPPIAGLEGWSDPQILKFLATGVDRDGKHPRPPMPEYRFNNADAKAVAAYLRSLKPETATEKSAPAESGRK is encoded by the coding sequence ATGAAGATCACCGTTGCTGTAGTGTGCCTCGCCGGGCTCACCGTCATTTCGGGCTGGGCACAAACTGGCTCGAAGCCTCGATCGAATTCAAAACCCAATCCCGCCGTCCAACGCGGCAAGTACCTCGTAACCCAAGTCGGCCTCTGCCAGGACTGCCACACACCGCGCGACCAGAAAGGCGCCTACATTCAGCAGAAATGGCTCCAGGGCGCTCCAATCATGTTCTCACCTTCTGTCGAAATGCCTTGGGCGGGAACCGCGCCGCCGATCGCCGGACTCGAGGGCTGGTCCGACCCGCAAATTCTCAAATTCCTTGCGACCGGCGTCGACCGCGACGGCAAGCACCCGCGCCCACCCATGCCCGAATACCGCTTCAACAACGCGGACGCCAAGGCCGTCGCCGCCTACCTCCGCTCTCTGAAACCCGAAACCGCCACCGAAAAATCTGCACCCGCGGAGTCCGGCCGCAAATAA